A portion of the Sphingorhabdus pulchriflava genome contains these proteins:
- a CDS encoding CPBP family intramembrane glutamic endopeptidase: MPDTTKRLLIAIGAVAIWVAITMGVGLIQVAPGTPLDKFASEQIVWGTPMAAAFMLLVAWMMGWRDLGFNNARPLRSWRLIWLPMLLIIGFVGVAILLDRPVPVSVVLIVAINTMVVGFSEELAFRGVLWGAARKAMSFWPAFFLVCFLFGIVHVLNALMTGQFAAAGVQAFNAMLSGAAFLAIRIRTHSIIPVMIVHWLWDLAVFVLAAGRDGPSPVIDPMDQLTGALMIVGPMALYGLFLIRNAKVREGWDDDLVGEQGVQKF, encoded by the coding sequence ATGCCTGATACGACCAAGCGGCTCTTAATCGCAATCGGTGCGGTTGCCATCTGGGTTGCCATCACCATGGGGGTGGGGTTGATTCAGGTCGCTCCCGGAACGCCGCTCGACAAATTTGCTTCCGAGCAGATTGTTTGGGGGACCCCCATGGCGGCAGCATTCATGCTGCTGGTTGCGTGGATGATGGGCTGGCGCGATCTGGGTTTCAACAATGCCCGACCGCTGCGGTCATGGCGCCTGATCTGGCTGCCTATGCTCCTGATAATCGGCTTTGTCGGCGTGGCAATACTGTTGGACAGGCCCGTTCCCGTATCGGTTGTGCTGATCGTGGCCATCAACACTATGGTGGTCGGATTTAGTGAGGAACTCGCGTTCCGCGGCGTTCTGTGGGGTGCTGCGCGCAAAGCGATGTCGTTCTGGCCAGCCTTTTTTCTGGTCTGCTTTCTGTTTGGAATTGTTCACGTGCTGAATGCCCTGATGACAGGGCAGTTCGCTGCGGCCGGGGTGCAGGCATTCAACGCCATGTTGAGCGGCGCAGCATTCCTGGCCATCCGCATTCGCACCCATTCGATCATCCCGGTGATGATCGTTCACTGGTTGTGGGATCTTGCCGTGTTCGTTCTTGCGGCAGGCCGTGATGGCCCTTCGCCGGTTATCGATCCGATGGACCAGTTAACGGGAGCACTGATGATAGTTGGGCCAATGGCGCTTTATGGCCTGTTCCTTATCCGCAACGCCAAGGTCCGCGAAGGTTGGGATGATGACCTTGTTGGCGAGCAAGGCGTGCAAAAATTTTGA
- a CDS encoding helix-turn-helix transcriptional regulator — protein sequence MGLRQNTADFATGRADSFVPPGNFVGYRPSIEALTNAYAVIEALGPKSRQQIPPVALVQFGEWLGWPEWFKNGTTLVQGPGFPDRISVADDLIVIANIVDHGAAVEMLLRLSGDSKITGAPVVAPALYNAPSLHDALLLAKRSTEVTTPYVKMRLQVDERQFSIAIESEIEHGPLLEFASTAYLCSFQRFIDFFRPDVVEQIKFSFAAKRQGRISAFLDSLPGTKQFDAGIYAMAGDPDWLKARNSQTDPAFWNFALERVALMERDCNQSEVVDRIRAVICKAMETENRVPRLKQVAASERVSERTLVRTLAAHGTSFHKIVEEERRLIASELIGNTSISLAEIARALGFTDMSSFGRSFRQWYGMTPGQARLWRTD from the coding sequence ATGGGTCTGCGACAAAATACAGCCGATTTTGCAACCGGACGTGCGGACAGTTTTGTCCCCCCGGGCAATTTTGTCGGCTATCGTCCGTCAATCGAGGCGCTGACAAATGCCTATGCCGTAATTGAAGCTTTGGGACCGAAATCGCGACAGCAAATTCCTCCAGTCGCTCTGGTGCAATTTGGGGAATGGCTAGGCTGGCCTGAATGGTTCAAAAATGGCACCACATTGGTTCAAGGGCCAGGTTTTCCCGACCGGATCAGCGTTGCCGACGACCTTATTGTCATAGCCAACATTGTCGATCACGGCGCCGCTGTGGAAATGCTGTTGCGGCTGTCAGGGGATTCCAAGATCACAGGCGCGCCCGTTGTTGCACCAGCGCTGTATAACGCGCCTAGCCTGCACGACGCGCTGTTGCTCGCCAAAAGATCAACGGAAGTGACGACGCCTTATGTGAAGATGAGGCTTCAGGTCGATGAACGTCAGTTTTCAATAGCTATTGAAAGTGAAATTGAACACGGGCCGTTGCTGGAATTTGCCTCCACAGCCTATCTATGCAGCTTTCAGCGATTCATAGATTTTTTCCGCCCAGATGTAGTCGAGCAAATAAAATTCAGCTTTGCAGCAAAAAGGCAGGGGAGAATATCGGCCTTTCTGGATAGTTTGCCCGGCACCAAGCAGTTCGACGCCGGAATCTACGCAATGGCGGGGGATCCAGATTGGCTTAAAGCTAGAAACTCACAAACCGATCCAGCATTCTGGAATTTCGCCCTTGAACGCGTCGCGCTAATGGAACGAGATTGTAATCAATCTGAAGTCGTAGACAGAATCCGCGCCGTCATCTGCAAGGCGATGGAGACAGAAAACCGGGTTCCACGGTTGAAACAGGTCGCTGCCAGCGAACGCGTTTCGGAACGGACATTGGTGCGAACCTTGGCGGCCCACGGCACAAGCTTTCACAAGATTGTGGAGGAAGAACGGCGACTGATCGCTTCCGAGCTGATCGGCAATACATCCATCAGCCTTGCCGAAATCGCCAGAGCATTGGGCTTCACCGACATGTCGAGTTTCGGGCGGTCGTTCCGCCAATGGTACGGCATGACTCCCGGCCAGGCACGGCTTTGGCGGACTGATTGA
- a CDS encoding nitrate reductase produces the protein MRRVKTTCAYCGVGCGIVTTPTGERSAKIRGDESHPANFGRLCSKGTHLGETIALEGRLLHPEVGSRQVGWDAALQAVADGFKATIAQHGPDSVAFYVSGQLLTEDYYVANKLMKGFIGSGNIDTNSRLCMASAVAAHNRAFGEDVVPCSYSDLEEADLILLLGSNTAWCHPVIWQRIEAAREQRGTKLVVIDPRRTETAERADLHLPIAPDSDVALFNGLLREMKSRWQLDGAYLAQHVSVPEGFWELETVDVAKVCELSQAQLDAFYDLFAETPRTVTLFSQGANQSVSGTDKGNAIINLHLATGRIGKPGAGPFSITGQPNAMGGREVGGLASMLAAHMGFSDAERDCAQRFWQSPTICPGPGLKAVDMFNAVADGRIKAIWVMATNPAVSMPDANAVRAALAACPLVVVSDCIGDTDTTAFAHIKLPALGWGEKDGTVTNSERRISRQRGFLEAPGDAKPDWWIVSEVAKRMGWVDGFSYPNAAAIFREYAAQTGFENGGARLLDISDKDGISDADYDAMQPFLWGGTSPLASGRFSTPDGKARLVPVRYQARDDGALDYPLRLNTGRYRDQWHTMTRTGLSPKLSQHRREPLVEVHPDMVARFGLDDGGLAMVETGQGKSVFRVASTDNQRRRDLFVPMHWTDQTSGGGRTGLLPAQDRDPVSGQPGFKNTPATVRTWLPRWTGFLVSRAMPAIPACTYWTRVRTAHGWLVELAGDSEPDALLSLLPAGDRAEVSDSKRGIMRAAVVAGGQLQGALFVARDGGLPPRDWLVDQLGGEKASSLELLAGRPVTPQADQGPIVCVCFDVGMKTILETIRAETLTSVEAVGAALNAGTNCGSCRPAIARMLETERSPAYA, from the coding sequence GTGAGGCGGGTAAAAACCACCTGCGCCTATTGCGGCGTCGGCTGCGGCATCGTCACAACGCCCACCGGAGAACGCAGCGCAAAAATCCGCGGCGATGAAAGCCATCCCGCCAATTTCGGGCGACTCTGTTCCAAAGGTACCCATCTGGGCGAGACCATAGCGCTCGAAGGGAGGCTGCTTCATCCTGAAGTCGGTAGCCGGCAAGTCGGCTGGGACGCGGCGCTGCAGGCTGTGGCCGATGGCTTCAAGGCAACCATAGCCCAGCATGGGCCAGATAGCGTTGCCTTTTACGTATCTGGCCAGCTGCTGACCGAAGATTATTATGTCGCCAACAAGCTGATGAAAGGCTTTATCGGCTCAGGCAATATCGACACCAACAGCCGACTATGCATGGCAAGCGCGGTGGCCGCGCACAACCGCGCCTTTGGCGAGGATGTGGTTCCCTGTTCCTACAGCGATCTGGAAGAGGCCGATCTGATCCTGCTGCTCGGTTCAAACACCGCTTGGTGCCATCCGGTGATTTGGCAAAGGATCGAGGCCGCGCGCGAGCAGCGCGGAACCAAGCTGGTTGTGATAGACCCCCGCCGCACCGAAACGGCGGAGCGGGCCGACCTGCATCTGCCCATTGCGCCCGACAGCGATGTCGCGCTGTTCAACGGGCTGCTGCGCGAGATGAAATCCCGCTGGCAGCTAGACGGTGCCTATCTAGCGCAGCATGTGTCTGTGCCGGAGGGTTTTTGGGAATTGGAGACAGTGGATGTCGCCAAGGTATGCGAACTGTCGCAGGCGCAGCTAGATGCCTTTTACGATCTCTTTGCCGAAACGCCGCGCACGGTCACGCTGTTCAGCCAGGGCGCGAACCAGTCGGTTTCGGGCACCGACAAGGGCAATGCGATCATCAACCTGCATCTGGCGACCGGACGCATTGGCAAGCCGGGTGCCGGACCGTTCAGCATCACCGGTCAGCCCAATGCCATGGGCGGGCGAGAGGTTGGCGGGCTCGCCTCGATGCTCGCCGCGCATATGGGTTTCAGCGATGCCGAGCGCGACTGCGCGCAACGCTTCTGGCAATCGCCCACAATCTGCCCCGGCCCCGGGCTGAAGGCGGTCGACATGTTCAATGCGGTCGCCGATGGCCGGATCAAGGCGATCTGGGTGATGGCGACCAACCCTGCGGTATCGATGCCCGATGCCAATGCGGTGCGCGCAGCACTGGCTGCCTGTCCGCTGGTGGTGGTTTCCGATTGTATCGGCGACACCGACACCACCGCCTTCGCCCATATCAAATTACCTGCCTTGGGCTGGGGTGAAAAGGACGGGACAGTCACCAACAGCGAGCGGCGCATCTCGCGCCAGCGCGGTTTTCTGGAGGCTCCCGGCGATGCCAAGCCTGATTGGTGGATTGTGTCTGAGGTGGCCAAGCGCATGGGTTGGGTCGATGGGTTTAGCTATCCGAATGCCGCCGCGATCTTCCGCGAATATGCCGCGCAAACCGGCTTTGAAAATGGTGGCGCGCGTCTGCTCGATATTTCGGACAAGGACGGCATCAGCGATGCGGACTATGATGCGATGCAGCCCTTTTTGTGGGGCGGCACTTCGCCGCTGGCATCGGGACGCTTTTCGACCCCTGACGGGAAGGCACGGCTTGTGCCGGTCCGTTATCAGGCGCGCGATGATGGCGCGCTGGACTATCCACTGCGGCTCAATACAGGTCGCTATCGTGACCAGTGGCACACGATGACGCGCACCGGCCTGTCGCCCAAATTGTCACAGCACCGTCGCGAGCCGCTGGTCGAGGTGCATCCCGATATGGTCGCGCGCTTTGGTCTCGACGATGGCGGGTTGGCGATGGTTGAAACCGGACAGGGCAAAAGCGTGTTCCGCGTGGCATCAACCGACAATCAGCGACGGCGCGACCTGTTCGTTCCGATGCACTGGACCGACCAGACCAGCGGAGGCGGTCGCACCGGCCTGTTGCCCGCGCAGGATCGCGATCCGGTTTCGGGACAGCCCGGCTTCAAGAACACGCCTGCAACCGTCCGCACATGGTTACCCCGCTGGACCGGGTTTCTGGTCAGCAGGGCAATGCCCGCCATTCCGGCCTGCACCTATTGGACCCGGGTGCGCACCGCACATGGCTGGCTGGTTGAACTGGCTGGGGATAGCGAGCCCGATGCGCTGCTTTCGCTGCTGCCAGCCGGCGACCGCGCCGAGGTAAGCGATTCCAAGCGCGGCATCATGCGCGCGGCGGTAGTTGCCGGCGGGCAGTTGCAGGGTGCGCTCTTCGTCGCCCGCGATGGCGGGCTGCCGCCGCGCGACTGGTTGGTCGATCAATTGGGCGGCGAGAAAGCTTCTTCCCTCGAATTACTCGCCGGTCGGCCTGTTACACCACAGGCCGATCAAGGGCCCATAGTCTGTGTCTGCTTCGATGTGGGCATGAAAACGATCCTTGAAACCATCCGCGCTGAAACGCTCACCAGCGTCGAAGCCGTTGGCGCTGCCCTTAACGCAGGCACCAATTGCGGTTCGTGCCGCCCTGCCATCGCCCGCATGCTCGAAACCGAAAGGAGCCCGGCCTATGCCTGA
- the cobA gene encoding uroporphyrinogen-III C-methyltransferase encodes MPDTIEPGTVWLVGAGPGDPDLLTRKAEKLITAANIVFYDALVGKGVLEIIPQHVERVSVGKRSGRHSKDQKSINDLLLSAARSGKRVVRLKGGDPAIFARTSEEIEHLSLQGVPVRICPGITAASAAVASAGASLTLRGSARKLTFVTAHLSAEDCNATDWAALADPASTLVIYMGKAAAKDAADELMQAGLNRNTPALIVENASLPNERKVRTRLDLLAIATSASVTDGPAVLIIGEAVRPLPPSLSTAYDTAKTAAVT; translated from the coding sequence ATGCCTGACACAATCGAACCCGGAACCGTCTGGCTGGTAGGTGCCGGCCCCGGTGACCCCGACCTGCTGACCCGCAAGGCGGAAAAGCTGATCACTGCCGCAAATATTGTCTTCTACGATGCGCTGGTCGGCAAGGGCGTTTTGGAAATCATACCCCAACATGTTGAGAGGGTAAGTGTCGGCAAACGATCCGGTCGACATTCGAAAGATCAGAAAAGCATCAACGATCTGCTCCTCTCTGCTGCCCGATCAGGGAAACGAGTGGTTCGGTTGAAAGGTGGCGACCCTGCAATTTTCGCTCGTACATCCGAGGAAATCGAACACTTGTCTTTGCAGGGCGTACCTGTCCGGATTTGCCCTGGAATAACAGCAGCCAGCGCTGCTGTCGCGTCTGCTGGTGCATCGCTGACTTTGAGAGGGAGCGCTAGAAAGCTTACCTTTGTCACAGCTCATTTAAGTGCAGAAGATTGCAACGCAACCGATTGGGCAGCTTTGGCGGATCCGGCATCGACGCTCGTCATTTATATGGGAAAAGCCGCAGCCAAAGATGCTGCTGATGAACTGATGCAAGCTGGGCTCAATCGGAATACACCGGCCTTGATTGTCGAAAACGCCAGCTTACCGAACGAACGAAAGGTTCGGACTCGGTTAGATCTACTGGCTATAGCAACAAGCGCCTCAGTCACAGATGGGCCAGCAGTTTTGATAATCGGCGAGGCAGTACGTCCACTCCCGCCATCATTATCGACGGCGTACGACACTGCGAAGACAGCGGCAGTCACATGA
- a CDS encoding M13 family metallopeptidase, protein MKISLKSGFCLTAAICTLVISSPLAAQQTTEKAAIGTWGVDTTNMSKTVSAGDDFYRYVNEGWLKTAKAPTGIPYIDAFVEVYLSTEQRVGGIIAEARETTDAPGSPEQMIGDFHRSASDMERRNALGITPIASTLSIVAGTTDRNDIARIMAYPWIDGFMGGGVLANANDPTKQMAAVGVGGLTMPSRDYYLADAEPYIGHRKALLEYIASSLRRAGIDNPDARAEKIMALELEIAKRQWSLGQQRDVVAMNNVMTPAQLKAYAPGFPWDVFLAEMQFDTQSQIKVTTDTATRDIAKLFAETPVADLQSFLTYKTLDAWADSLSEPWVQAHFEFHGKRMQDTSERRPAELEAIASVNAALGEEIGKAYVAEYFGASDRAKVQEMVGYLRDTYRARIQKLEWMDEPTRAEALVKLEKVASYIGYPEKWHDRSNVRITADDYVGNQNRLINWVRADNLKKLTEPTRSWEFPYSPQEINAGYSQSKNSITFPAGVLQPPFFDPKADAAVNFGSIAAVIGHEFGHGFDDQGSRSDGEGKIRDWWTKASRAEFEKRTAGLVDQFNQYDALPGLKINGRQNLGENIGDLGGLSVAYAAYQTYVKEKQGGKAPVIGGFTGDQRFFLAWAQLWRNITSEGETRRRTLSDPHSPGEFRVNGIVRNVDAWYKAFNVKPGDKLYLPPERRVRIW, encoded by the coding sequence ATGAAAATTAGCCTCAAATCAGGGTTCTGCCTCACCGCAGCCATTTGTACCCTGGTGATATCCTCCCCTCTTGCGGCACAGCAGACCACGGAAAAGGCAGCGATTGGGACATGGGGCGTCGACACGACCAACATGTCCAAAACGGTAAGCGCCGGTGATGATTTCTATCGCTATGTCAACGAAGGCTGGCTGAAAACGGCAAAAGCCCCAACTGGCATTCCGTATATCGACGCCTTCGTTGAAGTGTATCTCTCCACAGAACAGCGTGTCGGCGGAATTATTGCTGAAGCGCGGGAAACTACCGATGCACCGGGCAGTCCAGAACAGATGATTGGCGATTTTCATCGATCAGCTTCTGATATGGAACGCCGAAACGCGCTTGGCATTACACCTATCGCGAGCACCTTATCGATTGTGGCAGGCACGACTGACCGCAACGACATCGCGCGAATCATGGCCTATCCTTGGATTGACGGGTTCATGGGCGGCGGCGTTCTCGCCAATGCGAACGATCCCACCAAACAAATGGCGGCTGTAGGTGTGGGCGGGTTAACGATGCCGTCGCGCGATTATTACCTCGCCGATGCCGAGCCCTATATTGGTCATAGAAAGGCATTGCTCGAATACATCGCTTCAAGTCTACGTCGTGCCGGGATCGACAATCCGGACGCGCGCGCTGAAAAAATCATGGCACTGGAATTGGAAATAGCAAAGCGCCAGTGGAGTCTGGGCCAACAGCGCGATGTCGTCGCAATGAACAATGTGATGACGCCCGCTCAATTGAAGGCGTACGCACCTGGTTTCCCATGGGATGTCTTTCTCGCCGAGATGCAGTTCGACACACAGTCACAAATCAAGGTTACGACCGACACCGCAACCCGCGACATCGCAAAATTGTTCGCAGAGACCCCTGTGGCCGATCTTCAATCGTTCCTGACCTACAAAACACTCGACGCATGGGCAGATTCATTGTCCGAACCCTGGGTGCAGGCGCATTTCGAGTTTCATGGAAAAAGAATGCAGGATACCTCCGAACGTCGTCCTGCGGAACTCGAAGCCATTGCATCGGTCAATGCAGCGCTAGGTGAAGAAATCGGCAAGGCATATGTAGCCGAATATTTCGGAGCGTCTGACCGCGCCAAGGTTCAAGAAATGGTCGGCTATCTGCGCGACACCTATCGCGCCCGTATCCAGAAACTCGAATGGATGGATGAGCCGACCCGTGCTGAAGCATTGGTCAAGCTCGAAAAGGTCGCGAGCTATATTGGCTATCCTGAAAAATGGCATGACCGATCTAACGTTCGAATTACCGCGGACGACTATGTCGGCAACCAAAACCGCCTGATTAATTGGGTGCGCGCTGACAATCTGAAGAAGCTGACCGAACCAACGCGCAGCTGGGAATTCCCATATAGCCCGCAGGAAATCAATGCAGGTTACAGCCAGTCGAAAAACTCGATAACGTTCCCTGCCGGTGTCCTCCAACCTCCATTTTTTGACCCCAAGGCTGATGCAGCGGTAAACTTCGGTTCAATTGCCGCAGTAATAGGCCATGAATTTGGACATGGCTTCGACGATCAAGGCAGCCGTTCCGACGGCGAGGGCAAAATACGCGACTGGTGGACCAAGGCTTCGCGCGCCGAGTTCGAAAAGCGGACGGCTGGTCTGGTCGACCAGTTCAACCAATATGATGCGCTACCCGGTCTAAAGATCAATGGACGCCAAAATCTGGGCGAGAATATTGGCGATCTCGGGGGGCTCTCGGTTGCTTACGCCGCCTACCAAACTTACGTCAAAGAGAAGCAAGGCGGCAAGGCACCTGTCATTGGTGGTTTTACAGGTGATCAACGCTTCTTCCTTGCTTGGGCGCAACTCTGGCGCAATATCACAAGCGAAGGCGAGACGCGTCGACGCACCTTATCCGACCCACACAGCCCCGGCGAATTCCGTGTAAACGGCATCGTGCGCAATGTTGATGCCTGGTATAAGGCGTTCAATGTGAAGCCGGGCGACAAGCTTTACCTGCCGCCGGAACGGCGCGTGCGCATCTGGTGA
- the nirD gene encoding nitrite reductase small subunit NirD, with protein sequence MIAEWLDIGPVDQLPALGARTLPVQGGEEIAIFRTANGQVYALINKCPHKHGPLSQGIVHDTTVTCPLHNWRISLLTGEALGEDKGCVPVIPVKIDGGSILIGRREALQGMA encoded by the coding sequence ATGATCGCAGAATGGCTCGACATCGGCCCCGTGGACCAGTTGCCTGCCTTGGGTGCACGCACCCTGCCGGTGCAGGGGGGTGAGGAAATTGCCATTTTCCGCACCGCCAATGGACAGGTCTATGCGCTGATCAACAAATGTCCGCACAAGCACGGGCCGCTGTCGCAGGGCATCGTGCACGACACGACGGTCACCTGCCCGCTGCACAATTGGCGGATCAGCCTGTTGACCGGCGAGGCGCTGGGCGAAGACAAGGGATGCGTCCCCGTCATCCCCGTCAAGATTGACGGTGGCAGCATACTGATCGGGCGACGCGAGGCGTTGCAGGGGATGGCGTGA
- a CDS encoding DNA breaking-rejoining protein, whose product MKIRHILATAVVLGGVMLVQPAALQAQGAAAPIRVQFAKGTSSKTIKTSIRGDQSKLYVVNVRAGQKLTVKLTPSNASNYFNITAPGAQQALFIGSTEGNSYTGVVPSSGDYKIDVYLMRNAARRNETSNYTLVIGARN is encoded by the coding sequence ATGAAAATCAGGCATATTTTGGCGACTGCAGTTGTGCTGGGTGGTGTCATGCTGGTGCAACCTGCTGCCCTCCAAGCACAAGGTGCAGCAGCACCGATCAGGGTTCAATTCGCAAAAGGAACCAGCTCAAAGACAATCAAGACTTCAATCCGCGGCGACCAGTCCAAGCTCTATGTCGTGAACGTCCGCGCTGGCCAAAAGCTGACGGTAAAGCTGACCCCTAGCAATGCCTCCAACTATTTTAACATCACGGCCCCCGGCGCGCAGCAGGCGCTGTTTATCGGCTCGACCGAAGGCAACAGCTATACAGGCGTCGTGCCGTCATCGGGTGACTATAAGATCGATGTGTATTTGATGCGCAATGCGGCACGACGCAATGAAACGTCAAACTACACGCTGGTGATAGGTGCGCGCAATTAG
- a CDS encoding ShlB/FhaC/HecB family hemolysin secretion/activation protein: protein MKLRHFFVPGVISAIAAMGSAAAAAPLGQKQQSEVEMASHAVVSGVTVYDPEQLLKFASAHSRAEDATVSAEKIAEAIELIYREDGYALAEVTLAYSQDGNPVLRVDEGQLKAVSITGLQPRTESRVRSYAEKLLVKTPLQLRDLERALMLSSDLAGVAIANQISPDSSGRGSVLAIHGAENTTSGAAGIEVVPIRPGSAVRGYVVQEFYGAITGGDMVRILGQATLDRGDDWSVSGMAYYRTPVGSNGTYIEAMGGNTVARRDFANITQDSRLTGWNAAFVIGHPIERSLTDFTYLLAEYEFVDARSRFLGQKLRSSTHALRLRALKGTDLADGSLFRAAATLSGGTRPDAVPGRLPDGAKSFAHFRSEIGLAVPLDKKQLTSLRVEFRGQWASTRLPEVERISMGHAPFLRGYAPAEVAGDRGYGATVEIARSAATGNGSVPAITPFAFGALGYTDIIKPRLGERTLNTVTSIGFGSSFHIKGGIHLSGWAAVPLRDGPQSRSGNPAFHASVTVGW from the coding sequence TTGAAGCTTCGCCATTTTTTTGTACCGGGCGTCATCTCGGCTATTGCCGCTATGGGCTCTGCGGCGGCAGCTGCACCATTAGGACAGAAGCAGCAATCTGAAGTTGAGATGGCCTCGCACGCTGTTGTCAGCGGCGTTACCGTTTATGACCCAGAACAGCTGCTCAAATTTGCCTCCGCCCACAGTCGAGCAGAAGATGCGACAGTCAGTGCCGAAAAAATTGCTGAAGCCATTGAACTCATCTACCGCGAAGACGGCTATGCGCTGGCCGAGGTCACGCTGGCTTATAGTCAGGATGGAAATCCAGTCTTACGCGTCGATGAAGGACAGCTGAAAGCCGTCTCTATAACCGGCTTGCAACCCCGGACCGAGAGCCGGGTCCGGAGCTATGCGGAGAAACTCCTGGTCAAAACTCCGCTGCAACTGCGCGATCTTGAACGGGCCTTGATGTTATCGTCTGATTTGGCAGGCGTCGCCATTGCTAACCAGATTTCGCCCGACTCGTCCGGACGCGGGTCGGTGCTCGCGATACATGGCGCTGAAAACACAACGTCGGGGGCTGCAGGTATCGAAGTTGTTCCGATCCGCCCAGGCTCTGCCGTCAGGGGCTATGTTGTTCAGGAATTTTATGGCGCGATCACCGGTGGCGATATGGTGAGGATTTTGGGCCAAGCAACGCTCGATCGGGGCGATGACTGGTCAGTTTCGGGTATGGCTTATTATCGCACGCCGGTTGGTTCGAATGGCACATATATTGAGGCTATGGGCGGTAACACTGTTGCCCGCAGGGATTTTGCCAACATCACACAGGACAGCCGCCTGACGGGCTGGAATGCAGCATTTGTCATCGGGCATCCGATCGAGCGAAGCCTGACCGATTTCACCTATTTGCTCGCCGAATATGAATTTGTCGATGCACGCTCCCGGTTTCTTGGCCAAAAACTGCGGAGCAGCACGCATGCCCTGCGGCTGCGGGCATTGAAAGGCACCGATCTAGCGGATGGCAGCCTGTTTCGCGCGGCGGCAACGCTCAGCGGCGGAACCCGGCCAGATGCGGTCCCCGGCAGACTGCCCGACGGTGCCAAGTCCTTTGCCCACTTTCGCAGTGAAATCGGCTTGGCGGTTCCGCTCGACAAGAAACAGCTGACCAGCCTCAGGGTTGAATTTCGCGGCCAATGGGCGTCGACACGCCTGCCCGAGGTGGAACGCATCTCGATGGGGCACGCTCCGTTTCTGCGTGGCTATGCGCCTGCAGAGGTAGCGGGCGATCGGGGATATGGAGCAACCGTTGAAATAGCGCGTAGTGCTGCAACCGGTAACGGTTCGGTTCCTGCGATCACGCCATTCGCCTTTGGCGCACTTGGCTATACCGATATCATCAAGCCTCGGCTTGGCGAACGGACGTTGAACACGGTCACCTCGATCGGCTTCGGCAGCAGTTTTCATATCAAGGGCGGCATTCACCTTTCCGGTTGGGCCGCCGTTCCATTGCGCGATGGGCCACAATCCCGCTCAGGCAATCCTGCTTTCCATGCCAGTGTAACGGTTGGGTGGTGA